The nucleotide sequence TGGGAGCCGACTTCTTCATCGGCAACAAATAAAAGCTTAATAGTATGTTCCGGGGTGATTCCCAATTTGATAAAGGCCATGGCTGCAAAAACCGAAGAAACAAGGCCTTGCTGGTTGTCTTCAACTCCGCGGCCTATAAGTTTTCCGTCCTTTTCGATTACAGTCCAAGGATCGCTTTCCCACTTGGACAGGTCGCCTGGAGGAACGACGTCCAGATGGCTCATAATCCAGAGCCTTTCCTTATCGTTTTTTCCCGGAATGGTGACAATCAGATTAGGGCGTATTTTTGAAGAAACCCTCTCATCAGGGGCATCTAAGCGTTCAAAATTGCTAAAACCCGCTTCTTTTAAATATTTTTCCAGGGCTTCACATTTTTTTAATTCTCCGTCTCCATCGGATTCCGGAGCCATGGCAGGAATGGAGGTTAAAAGCCTTTCCAATCCTATAATATCGTCTGTTTTGGATTCAATAAAATCGGTAATTTTTTTAAAGGTGCTCATTTGCCTATTCTATCAAAAAAGGTGTAAAAATACAATCGGCAGAAAATAATTAATAAAGTATTTTAGGTAAGTAGGTTGACAATTCGACTTTTTCAAAATATACTATAAATGTGCAATGTTTCTATTTGTCGATGCACAAAGTATGAGAGGTTAAAACTTGTTACAGCTGTCATTTTTGAATTTTAAAAAAGGCTCATATATTCTCATAGAAGGAAAGTCGGATACCGATCATTTTTATATTATACAAAGCGGAAAGGTGCAAGTCGCAAAGGAAGATGAGGTAGTTGCTGAAGAAGGCGGCAATGTTTTGGGGCCGGGAGACTTTTTAGGTGTTGTTTCCTGTATGTCCGGGCATACTCAAATCGAAACGGCTATTGCTTTGACCGATGCGCTTTTAATTTCAGTTCCATACGGCCAGTTCCCACATCTGATTGAAAAGAATACTTCCGTTGCAATGAAGATAATTTATTCTTTTTCAAAAAAGATGCGCTATTTGGATGAGGCCCTAACCCGCATTACTCTAAAACGGAATGTTGTAACCGGCATTTCCCATCTTTTTACAATCGGTGAATATTATTTGAGGATGTCTAAATTTGATTTGGCCCTTTATGCATATTATCATTATTTAAAGGCTCAGCCCAAGGGTGAATTTGCCGACGCAGCTCAAAAAAGGGTTATGGCTATCAAGGCTATGGGGGTAAAAATCCCTATGGAAGTTCTTGAACCTCCTACAAACCAAATGATAAGGCTCTATGACAAAGAGCACATGATTTTCTGTGAGTGTCAATCCGGAACCGAGCTCTATATTATTCAAAAAGGTCATGTAAAAATAACAAAGATTCTTGATAATAATGAAGTTTTGTTGGCTGTCTTAAAAGAAGGCGATATGTTCGGTGAAATGGCCCTTTTGGAAAATAAACCACGCTCTGCAAGTGCTATTGTTACCGAAGAAGGATGTCAGCTTTTAGCCGTAAACCGACAAAACTTTAATCAAATGGTTGCTACTCAACCTCAGCTGATTGCCCGTCTTACAACTACCTTTGCTGATAGAATTTGGGCAATGTACAAGCAGCTTGCCAATACCCTTATCAAAGACCATGTCGAAAAAATGTATGATATGCTTGCTATTCAGCTTGAAAAATCCAGAATTAAACCCGTAAAGGGCAAGTACCATACCTTTAACTTCGGCCCCGTCGAGTTGGCAAATATGTGCGGCATACCCAAAGAAGAAGTATCCGAGGCCGTTACGAAATTTTTAAAACAACCGATAGTAAGATGTGACGGATCTAAAATTTCCATAACGGACGAGCTGGAGCTTTCAAAGCAGGCCGCCTACTTTAAGAAGATGCAGGAAATTGAAAAATCCCGTATGAATGCCCGTGCAAAGAGCGGCGGATATTGGTAGAACGGAAACGTATTATGAAAAAATTATTTTTTTGTATAGTCTTTATCCTGATAGGCTTTGCTTTTTCCGAAGATGCAGAGTCCGATAAAGGAATTCTTAAAAAAACTGAAACCGAAAAAAAAGAAGAGAAGCCTGAGTTTGCCGAGCTTCCTGCCGGATATAGAGAAATAAGCCTCGGAATGAATATGGATGCTGTTAAAGAAGCCCTTTTAAAAGATCCTATATTCGGATATCGGGGAGAAAGAGATATTTCGCTTTTACCCGGTAAAAACCGAAGCCTTATTGAAACAAGGGGCTCAAGCAATATTAAAAGGGCTTGGTTCCAGTTTTATGAAGACAACCTATATATTATTATTATCCAGATGGATACCGACAAGATAGATTATTATTCGATGTATTCTGCCCTGACTTCAAAATACGGAGAGCCTTTAAGTATAGACCCAAAAAGGGCTATTTGGAAAAACGAAACCGTTTCAATGATTTTAGAGCGCCCGCTGGCAATAAAGTATATTGATTTAAAGGTATTTAATGAGCTTTTGGAAAAAAGTCAAACGGATAAGGCTTATAGCGATATTTTGCGAGAGGAATTTATAAATGATTTTTAAAAAGGTTATAATAGTATTTTTAATGCTTTGTTTTTTTGCTTCGTGCTCTTCTCAAAATAAAATGGAAACTGAAGATATCTTTATAGAAAAAATCTCAAGTGAGGAGACAGAAGAAACAAATAAAGAAACAAAAACCGAAGAATCCGTTAAGAAAAATATCGAAAAAATAAGTGTGGAACTTGCAATCACTCCTGCCCAGCAGCAAAGAGGCTTTATGGAGCGGAAGCTTATCCCTGAAGGTACGGGAATGATTTTTTTGTATAAGGAAGATACTAAGTTAAGATTTTGGATGAAGAACACGCCACACCCTCTTTCAATTGCTTTTATTGACAGCTCCGGTGTAATTAAAGAAATATACGATATGACGCCTTATAGTTTGGAAACAGTCGAAAGTACTTATTCCGTACGCTATGCTCTTGAAGTTCCTCAAGGTATGTTTAAAAGAATGGATATAAAAGAAGGCGATAAATTGACGCAGGAAACAATTTTTCTTTTAAAGAGAAAGATTCAATAATTCATTGCTGGGAGGTTACTATGAAAAAAACGGACTTTTCCATTTCTACATTGGGAGAATGTAAAATACAGTCTCCTATTATGCTATCGGAAACACACGGAGATCTGATTGCAAATTATGTTACCGATAACGAATTTATACGGTATAATTTGGATGCCTCCTTGGGTGAAACCGGAGAGCCTTTAACTCATGCCGACCTTATCGAAAAGGCCGGGCCTCGTCAAAAGATCTACTTTAGCCCTAACTATGTACATGCTGCAATTGCTACCTGCGGAGGTTTATGCCCCGGTATAAATGATGTTATAAGGGCTATAGTACGCTGTCTTTGGACAAGGTACGGAGTCCGCCGAATCAGCGGTATAAAATTCGGATATAAGGGATTTATTTCCGAATATGGGTTTTCTCCGGTTCCATTGACTCCTGAAGCAGTAAACGGAATACATAAAACGGGAGGCTCTTTTTTGGGCACTTCCCGAGGCGGAGGTACAAGGGTCACCGAAATAGTAGACGGAATCGAGCAGATGAATATCAATATGGTATTTTTTATCGGCGGTGACGGTACGCAAAAAGGAGCTCTCGAAGTTTCAAGAGAAATTGAAAGACGTAAATTAAAAATTTCGGTAATAGGTATTCCCAAAACGATAGATAATGATCTTTCTTTTATACAAAAGTCTTTCGGATTCGATACGGCTATTGCAAAAGCTACCGAATCTGTTGCCGCTGCCAATATGGAGGCCAGCTCGCAAATCAACGGTATAGGTTTGGTAAAGCTTATGGGAAGGGAGTCGGGCTTTATCGCAACCCATACGGCTATTGCCTGTCATGAGGCGCACTTTGTTCTTATACCTGAAGTCCGCTTTGAATTGGGCGGTGAAAACGGCTTTTTAAAACTTTTGGAAAAAAAGCTTATTGAAAATGGTTATGCCCTCATTGTTGCAGCCGAAGGCGCCGGTCAGCATTTAATGAATATTGAAGAAGAAACGGATGCTTCAGGAAACAAAAAACTTGCGGATATAGGTTTGTTTTTGAAAAAAGAAATAACCGAGTATTTTGATAAGATCGGGATGCATATAAACTTAAAATACATTGATCCCAGTTATCAGATTAGATCTTCAATTGCAGCTCCCATTGACTCGGTTTATTGCGAACGCTTAGGCAACAATGCGGTTCATGCCGCTATGGCAGGGAAGACCCGCACCCTTATAGGGCTTGTAAACAATAAATTTGTACACCTGCCGATTGAACAAGTTGTCTCGGAAAGAAAATATGTCAACCCTGAAAGTTCTTTGTGGCGGGATGCACTGGATGCTACAGGCCAGCCCACTATAATGATATAAACTAAAGATAGGGCGATATTTTGTAATGCAGCTTTTTATTCTTTTTTTATAAAAAGCTGCATTAGCATGGTAAAATCGTAGATTTTTTTGTAGGCTTCGACAAGCCATTCTCTTACAGGCCTTTCCGAATTTTGTTCAATTTCTTTCCAGTTTTGGATTAATTCTCGGCGAGGCCTGTCATAATCGGCTATGATTGTCTTAAAGTTATTGCCAATCACTATTATATGTTTTAGTGAAATATTTATAAGCTTAAGGGCTGTTTCGTTTACATCATTTAAAAGTTTTGCGGCCTGGCGCCCTGCTTCCTTTTCTCTTTCCATTCTGGAAAGAAGGGTTCGGAACCTTACTCCTATATCGGAGACCTCGGAAAGTTTATCGTCAAACTCTATTGTTTTGGAAGTTACCTGCATTATTGCATGAAAACTATTGGAAAAATCTGCTGTAGTGCCTGCAAATCCTCCCCAATTTCCGCGTACTAAAAATAAGTCGCATAGAGCCCGTATATCAGTTTTTACATATTCTATTAAAAAAGATTTTAGATAACTCATTTCTTCGGCATAGATATATCCCGATAATCCTCTTTTTGTAAAAGCTCGGTTTGCATCGATGACGTAGTTTTTCATGCCGGAGATGACTTGCTCCCCGAATATTTTGTTTATTAAAACCGCAACCTTTGATGATCTTTGCTCTTCGATGAGTTTATGGATAACGTTTTGGGTATTTGTTTTAATTTGTGACACGTAGGTATCGGTTACTTTTTCGGTAAAGGGGGTAGTTTCAACCGTGTAAATTATATCCTCGGTAATATGTTGGATAATATATTCGAGAGCCCGTGAGCGGCGAAGGTCGCCTAAAGCTCCTAAAAGCTTTTTCCATTGGCCTGCATGAAC is from Treponema denticola and encodes:
- a CDS encoding Crp/Fnr family transcriptional regulator; its protein translation is MLQLSFLNFKKGSYILIEGKSDTDHFYIIQSGKVQVAKEDEVVAEEGGNVLGPGDFLGVVSCMSGHTQIETAIALTDALLISVPYGQFPHLIEKNTSVAMKIIYSFSKKMRYLDEALTRITLKRNVVTGISHLFTIGEYYLRMSKFDLALYAYYHYLKAQPKGEFADAAQKRVMAIKAMGVKIPMEVLEPPTNQMIRLYDKEHMIFCECQSGTELYIIQKGHVKITKILDNNEVLLAVLKEGDMFGEMALLENKPRSASAIVTEEGCQLLAVNRQNFNQMVATQPQLIARLTTTFADRIWAMYKQLANTLIKDHVEKMYDMLAIQLEKSRIKPVKGKYHTFNFGPVELANMCGIPKEEVSEAVTKFLKQPIVRCDGSKISITDELELSKQAAYFKKMQEIEKSRMNARAKSGGYW
- a CDS encoding DUF192 domain-containing protein; this translates as MIFKKVIIVFLMLCFFASCSSQNKMETEDIFIEKISSEETEETNKETKTEESVKKNIEKISVELAITPAQQQRGFMERKLIPEGTGMIFLYKEDTKLRFWMKNTPHPLSIAFIDSSGVIKEIYDMTPYSLETVESTYSVRYALEVPQGMFKRMDIKEGDKLTQETIFLLKRKIQ
- a CDS encoding ATP-dependent 6-phosphofructokinase — translated: MKKTDFSISTLGECKIQSPIMLSETHGDLIANYVTDNEFIRYNLDASLGETGEPLTHADLIEKAGPRQKIYFSPNYVHAAIATCGGLCPGINDVIRAIVRCLWTRYGVRRISGIKFGYKGFISEYGFSPVPLTPEAVNGIHKTGGSFLGTSRGGGTRVTEIVDGIEQMNINMVFFIGGDGTQKGALEVSREIERRKLKISVIGIPKTIDNDLSFIQKSFGFDTAIAKATESVAAANMEASSQINGIGLVKLMGRESGFIATHTAIACHEAHFVLIPEVRFELGGENGFLKLLEKKLIENGYALIVAAEGAGQHLMNIEEETDASGNKKLADIGLFLKKEITEYFDKIGMHINLKYIDPSYQIRSSIAAPIDSVYCERLGNNAVHAAMAGKTRTLIGLVNNKFVHLPIEQVVSERKYVNPESSLWRDALDATGQPTIMI
- a CDS encoding DUF5312 family protein translates to MSSESPEAVKRRKLKDIAKTIGKTRYSKWYKSSSQEVLPQAAQFFYSIYKVVGPARPLLAGAASSKVLKNVTVENSLSDKQRKLIENLSEESIIEQSKNTNAEVLAEKVKKELKTFIGELDSDQAQKIDLSYQHLDAFIQFVLFDYYFLLRKFDSNFIENNFNYTPNFQAIRGEYISEDLKDFASVFYQLSIDTDWNLIFDIIKTYKNIQPVHAGQWKKLLGALGDLRRSRALEYIIQHITEDIIYTVETTPFTEKVTDTYVSQIKTNTQNVIHKLIEEQRSSKVAVLINKIFGEQVISGMKNYVIDANRAFTKRGLSGYIYAEEMSYLKSFLIEYVKTDIRALCDLFLVRGNWGGFAGTTADFSNSFHAIMQVTSKTIEFDDKLSEVSDIGVRFRTLLSRMEREKEAGRQAAKLLNDVNETALKLINISLKHIIVIGNNFKTIIADYDRPRRELIQNWKEIEQNSERPVREWLVEAYKKIYDFTMLMQLFIKKE